A window of Meiothermus sp. CFH 77666 contains these coding sequences:
- a CDS encoding DUF3857 domain-containing protein, with protein MNLPRIEAGEFQRSSRCSSGSATCTRVGGIPKLVSAVLAIILLSSLAHASPTLKKFDATFQIAPDYTYTVRYEFAQVAKNREELDELTRLSAMRYAKSREEVRFVEGYTLKQDGRRLAISPQQVYRQASQASQSVPMFDDTEVAQVAFPSVEVGDTVVVVWEKRVKTSAFPGQFFAEDYVCGCRPVEYNRLTFRLPANLPFKVYARGQYKISEKIQGNTREVTALLENFPYIPKARHQPGDLDMAPNFLVATSFPSWEEVGAAYWARARDKAQVTPEVGRIADEAAMGAAGLQLVENLYNWVVKNLRYVGIFLGDGGYVPMSVGEILKNRYGDCKAYTTLLQALLAAKGIESQPVLVYLGTDGYKELPGPTPRQFNHAMLYVPRFNLFLDPTNRGPFGTLLPEVRGKFAVLAGNRPQVVRTPAGNPQEELYRQESDYKISLDGSLSGLSTLEVRGGWSGYFRSLESADASALARNILSRFAEGGSGSLMLTDLSLGYRWVGNWNTPNLVQISDLISLSLPQGLALFYLTQMQEHVAQEFRSAPLIVGARTDERTYRVQLPEGYKLLRVPAAVNLSNPSGSYQATYEQVGSTLIVWRRLVLLKDIYSPDEYPVFRELVLRVLQDLRTTLVFSK; from the coding sequence ATGAATCTACCAAGAATTGAAGCGGGAGAGTTCCAGCGCTCGAGCCGGTGTTCATCCGGTAGCGCAACCTGTACCAGAGTGGGCGGCATACCAAAGCTGGTAAGCGCTGTTCTTGCAATCATCCTTCTTTCTTCACTCGCCCATGCTTCGCCCACCCTCAAAAAATTCGACGCCACTTTTCAAATCGCCCCAGACTACACCTACACGGTGCGCTATGAGTTTGCGCAAGTAGCCAAAAACCGCGAAGAGCTAGACGAGCTAACCCGCCTTTCGGCCATGCGCTACGCCAAAAGCCGCGAGGAGGTGCGCTTTGTGGAGGGTTACACCCTGAAGCAGGACGGGCGGAGGCTTGCCATATCCCCTCAACAGGTTTACCGGCAGGCCAGCCAGGCGAGCCAGAGTGTGCCTATGTTCGACGATACCGAGGTGGCCCAGGTAGCTTTCCCCAGCGTGGAAGTGGGCGATACGGTGGTGGTGGTGTGGGAGAAACGGGTCAAAACGTCGGCCTTTCCGGGGCAGTTCTTTGCGGAAGACTATGTGTGCGGCTGCCGTCCGGTGGAGTACAACCGCCTTACCTTCCGCCTGCCAGCCAACCTGCCCTTCAAAGTGTATGCACGCGGACAGTACAAGATAAGCGAGAAAATCCAGGGCAACACTCGAGAGGTAACGGCACTACTGGAAAACTTTCCTTACATACCCAAGGCTCGCCATCAGCCGGGCGATCTGGATATGGCCCCCAACTTTCTGGTGGCAACCAGTTTTCCTAGCTGGGAGGAGGTGGGTGCAGCCTACTGGGCGAGGGCCAGGGACAAGGCCCAAGTGACCCCTGAGGTGGGCCGGATAGCCGACGAGGCCGCAATGGGTGCGGCTGGGTTACAACTGGTGGAGAACCTGTACAACTGGGTGGTGAAGAACCTGCGCTACGTGGGTATTTTTCTGGGGGATGGGGGTTATGTGCCCATGAGTGTAGGAGAAATCCTGAAGAACCGCTATGGCGACTGTAAAGCCTACACCACCCTTCTACAGGCCCTGCTGGCCGCCAAGGGCATTGAGAGCCAGCCGGTGCTGGTGTATCTGGGTACCGATGGATATAAGGAATTGCCGGGCCCGACACCGAGGCAGTTCAACCACGCCATGCTGTATGTGCCGCGGTTCAACCTATTTTTGGATCCCACCAACCGTGGGCCATTTGGTACCTTGTTGCCCGAAGTGCGGGGTAAGTTTGCGGTGCTGGCAGGGAACCGGCCCCAGGTGGTTCGGACGCCTGCAGGAAACCCCCAAGAAGAACTATATCGACAGGAATCGGATTACAAGATTTCCCTCGATGGTAGCTTGTCGGGCTTGAGTACCCTCGAGGTTCGCGGCGGCTGGTCGGGTTACTTCAGGAGCCTCGAGAGCGCCGATGCGTCCGCGCTGGCTCGAAACATCCTCAGCCGTTTTGCCGAGGGGGGTAGCGGGTCGCTCATGCTCACCGACCTGAGCCTGGGCTACCGCTGGGTAGGGAACTGGAACACCCCCAACCTGGTGCAGATCTCCGACCTGATTAGCCTGAGCCTGCCCCAGGGCCTGGCCCTGTTTTACCTGACCCAGATGCAAGAGCATGTAGCGCAAGAGTTTCGCTCTGCGCCGTTAATCGTAGGGGCCCGCACCGATGAGCGCACCTACCGTGTACAATTGCCAGAGGGCTACAAGCTACTGCGAGTTCCGGCTGCGGTGAACCTGAGCAACCCCAGCGGTAGTTATCAGGCCACTTACGAACAAG